Within Hydractinia symbiolongicarpus strain clone_291-10 chromosome 11, HSymV2.1, whole genome shotgun sequence, the genomic segment TGGATCAAGGTGTAATCCGAGCATTGAAGGCATATTACCGGTCAAATCTTGTGAAACGTCAAATAAAGTTCATTGACGGCGGTAAAGAGGTCcctaaaattaacattcttgaagGGATGCAAATCTTGGTCAAATCATTAAAAACCGTTAAAAACTGCTTTAAGAAGGCAGGCATCTCAAAAGAAGCACAGATCACGAGTCTCAATGATGCTGATGACCCATTTAAATCTCTTTCTGACAGCATAAGCGAgttgaaaaaaagagaagttgACGGCGACATCTTTAACGCAGATGATTTTGTGGATATTGATTTTGAGGTATGCACGAGTAAATCAATTGAATTGACTGATGAGGAAATCGTGGAAATCGTACTTAATGAGGACAAAGATCAAAACGCGCCGAATCTCgaagatgacgatgatgatgaaattgaggCACATGACATCCCCCCGAAGAAGCCAAAGCAGTCAGAGTTGGAAGAGGCCTTAGAATTGTTGGAAAGATGGTCTTTGTTTGACGAGAATGGTCTTGAAATCAGAAAGCAGTTAAATATGATAACACGTACATGTCAAAAACACTACATCGatagtaaaaaacaatgtagcattaaagatttttttaagagttgaactccttgtatttactaaatacattttctttataactttcatattttaaaacctgttaacaatttgttcaaatttattctttcttcaaaaagtaaaaattctttgtgtttacacgctcaactgaaccacaatgcctcaattacttaagaaaagtccatcccattaaggttaagttgaaaatctggcgggaaaacgaatttttcagttattcgaactcccggttattcgaagtaaattcttatcccccttgaggcttcgaataaccgggagtctactgtattgTTATCTTTCTACGCATAATGTCTCCAGTTAAATTAAGTGTTTCATTGTAAAAGTTTTTACTGGCCGGTTTATGCCATAGCCAAAAATATATGTActtgttaaaaagaaaatataactaTGCATGGTGACATGCCTGTTGCCACATAAATGCAATGCGCGTACAACAATATTTCGCCGCACTGTGCATCACAtagaacaatattttttccGGAATTTATCACATCCAACGCGAACTGTGTGTCAGATGCGATTTCGCTGTGAATTCGATGGCAATAATTTCTGTTTTCGTTTCGGCATAGTTATTAACATAAATATCTGAAACTCTAGctaaaaggataaaaaaagaaagaaaatatgaaactgaaaaaaaaatgaaaatattccatTATTCTAAGCTCGGCGTTGTAGCAGGTGCTTTATTCAACttctaatttttaaagaagtaaTTATTAAGAAACTTAAAACGTGATTGGTTTAAAGAAAACACTCTTTATTACGTCTGATTGGTTTACGTGAATATAATGTAATGTTTAAATCTCTTAAACAAGGCTGCGAACCCATGGTCGCTCTCAAAAGAGTGATGTGTTGTAAACAAGAATTTTCTACACGTTTTAGGAAATGTTATTTTGGTGAATgaactttatatatatttatctttgtaaaatagtaaacaaagaaacaacaatATCAACAGCTCGATAAGGTGTTATTAATTTGAAATGGCTAGACTTTCATTTAGAGATCTGAATTAAGGGGAAGCGGGACAACACATCACTATGTGGATGAGTTATTTTTATTCCGCACATCCGCATTCATTTATTCTGACATTTCATCAGAAAGTTAGACTGTATTTTGTGTAAcatgtatattttttatgacgACGAATAGTTGTTGAGTCCTCGTAAAAGGGTTTGATTTAAATTAGGAAGACGAATTAAACGGGCAACAATAGATAGATCTAAtggaaacaaataaatatttacatCAAACATTTCTGtataaaagaatatattttCCTTTGACTTTTCGTCACATTTGCTTCGTAAGTGAAGATAGAAGCGAATGTCGTTCATGTACTGTTGCAGGAACTAAATATAATATCATAGGttaaattttcaataaattatTGCTGTTTTCACCTAAATTATTAACATGAGGTTAGTCAGCATTAGCGACAGTGTGTCTccattgatatttttttattatgcgatttcatttttctgatttattttattcataCGGTTTCAAAATGTCCTAGCAACATCCATAGAAATCACATATTTGTTTTGCTAGGTTTAAACGTAGTTACGATACTAACAAATCAGCTTAGTTTGTAAGCggtaaacttttaaaaacaaacaaacatgcgATTGCTTCTAATTTGGTATCTGTTGTTTGTAAAATGTAAAGTTGACGGACACGCTAATACTAGTGTAGTTAAACTTACAAATAATGTTACCATAAGTACAAGATGGGCTAGCTTTAAAAAGCATGCAAATTTTATGTCAGATGATTTGATTTGGAAAGGAGTGGTCCAGAGAGCACTGGAATGCGCATCAAAATGTCTTGAAAGATTGATATGTACCGGTTTTCACATTTTGAATAAGGTACAATCTAACTTAAACTGCGGTCTTGTGAATGGAACTTTAATAACAAAACACTATTATGTGCGAAGCGATAGATGGTACGACTTTTATGAAATGAAGGTAAGTGCAAGACCAATGACTTTAAGCCCATTACATCGTCTTTATAAAAGTTTTCAGTGTAAAATGAAGTATTTGTGTTTGAATGAATTCAGTCGCCATTTTTTCTTATCCCTGTGCTGTGGCTAAGACCATTTATGATTGAAAGACAGTTATATGTCCAGAAATGACAGCATTTTTCCTGTTTAAGTAAAAGTATTTCCGGTGAGATTGTACCCAGTGTTTTCCAACACTACGTGCCTTGTATTTTCTAAAGTTATCTACTGCGAATGCTATACCTATTCGAACTTTTTGTAGTGCTTTGTagccattttaaatatttcctacTGAAAATAACACCTTTACCATAAGAGCTTTAAAGATACAATTTTCAACTTAGAACATGTGTACATTAAATCCGTTCATATGTGAACATGGAAGCGTGTGTATTCCAAACTTTGAAAACAACACTTATCATTGCGAATGGTGCTTCCCACCTTACTATGGTAAACATTGCAACTTGACAGGTATGTGCTACAGAAACATTTCTACGTACTGAAGTTAACACAATTTACCAGACTGGCTAACATTACAAGATACCGTCTTATCTATACACCCCAATTTTTTATCATCTGTTTATTCATATACGAGCTGTTTCGGTGTGCAACATTCTGTTTATAGCAATTGGGAATAATTTTAAACAGGATGAGCTAACACCTTGACCCATTTGTTGGTAAAGAATTTAATGCACACGTATGCAATTCCTTTTGTtatatgaaaataaattaacaagtTCTTCAGCGGCTGCGGATAATCCACAATAGCACGTTCTATCCAAGAAAAGTAttgaattttgcaaaataatttcAGTCGTcaatttttattcttaaaaatgCTTGTAAAAATGTCTGAATATTGTTGTGAAAGAAAAATTCTGAATACCGCCCCCTTCCCCTGtcggttttttttataaatcctTAACGCTATgctgcatggctatgatacttactgaaaTTCAATATTCATCTataagacacctgcatgccaaatttttaggtcccatgtcTTTCAGAGGCCTTGTTATTGGCCAtcactcgaaactacccctaaaagaaacccttataatggggaaaatataataactcttgttaggattatccttagcacttgaaacttacaacacaactctgtttcatcaagaatcattttccatgttttggatacgtgattaatccgatttcccgattttttctgggttttacccgaaaatcggaaaaaaacggattttcgagcaatttttggcaacttttcatgcgatctatgtaaaaacaggaaaatatgttaaataactttattaaattctaataacagaatgtaaaaattcgctctataactaaagtaattgaattttaagcagatggtggcattttaaacaaatttcaagcttttgatgacgtcacagaaaatgtgctgacgcaagcaaaaatttattgccgccatttttttcttttgtgacgtactataagtgtgccaagtatgattcaatttgaacaagcctatgaaaagttattgatggGGGGGGGGCGCCcaggtcataatatgttcgaagaACTCTAGACCGAACAGGGCTAAGAGAATGGCTGAACTAAGAAAGaaggaatattttaaaaacaaggaATGAGAATTCCGGTTTAACACGAACTGAATTAACCGTAGATTGATTTAGTCTATTAAACCTGGGAATAAATCCGGATTTACCCAACTGAATTAAAGTAGTAAACGTTCAGTCATGGTTGTCATTTTTTCAGCctatttcaaaaaaacaaaaaaaacatacattcaCATCCTACATATAAAGCATGCTGATTGTCTTGATATAAACGGGTTTTATAGACAAATTAATGTCTGTAAAACCATTTTTTGCTTAGCCCCTTTACAGTCACACGTTACATTTAGCAAACATTATGAAAGAGGgcgataagtttttttaaaggaaattatGAATTCGCACCAAATAGTAAAACATAGGTAATTTTTAAGCCGATAACACAAGAGGGGCATAACAACTACTTTAAATGGAAGAATTTTAACTGATCTTTATCTTGCATCGATTATCGAAAGTTTGTTCAACAGAATTTTTAAGACATTCAGGTTTTCTAAGCCATGTTTTATCTTCCAATTGCCAAATTTTTCTCGAAACCCAGAAATATACTTCCAGTGATGCTTTAAacgtatatatttttatcctaAAAATATAATGGAATTAAAACATCTGTGGGAACGACTTTCTTCTGTTTTTCTGTCAGAAcacaagaaaaatgttttttttgcaatatggTTTGAACGGGAATAAATTACATTCTTTGTTCTACATTCTTTTGAAACATAcacatataaaataaaaaatgatgctGAGTAAGCAAATCTAAAACTTACCTCTTACAACTTTTTGATCTCTTTTCGAGATAGAGAATCAATACTAACAgaaatattttatgaaatatgTTTAAGATAGCTCTAGTTAGAATATCTAAAATGCGACATTTGTTATTTCAATATTGATTGGTGCCACAAAGTCAAATTCACTTAACAAGTCAGCATCGATAACTatagaacaaaacaaaaaaattatttacttttATGTAGCTTTAACCGTGCCACCAAATATAATCGTTAACCTATCCtacgatgaaaaaaaaatagaaaatggtAGCATGGCCGAGTTTAATACACGAAATTAATACGACATGAACCAGAATTTAAACTAgataaaaatgagtttaattttaaataacactTAAAATAGACATACTAGGTAGGTTACTTATAAACCTGTTGGTGTCAGAAAAAAAGACACCTACTTACTTAGTCAGGATTTTCACGAAGTGTATTGGACTGGACATGCGCagatttatttgttttcattttgcttCAAAAAAATCGCTTCGCCAATAACTAGAAACAGCCTACTTTTTAGCAGCAAAATATTGCGctgtaaacttttaaccaatcacAACGCAATATTTAGTgcttattcttaaaaaaattcattattgCATTCAATTCAAAATAACTGCTTACATCCAGTATGTTAAATTCGCCACATGTTTTTCGTTTCACGTGAAAATCAAAAGCTATTTCGCAGCTTATTCGCCGCCGAATTCGCCATTTGCAATTCGCTTCGTTAATATCCCCCCTTAACTCTACCCCCTTTTACCCACTTAACCTCTCCCTGTTGCTTTTATTGATGCTAAACAACTCTTAGCACACGTAAATCGTGCACGTGTTTGACCTAGACAACCACAGAGTTTCAGAAAAACATATTAAGATGTACAGCACATTGCTCTATACTAAACTTTATTTATAGATCAATATGTGGGTAATGAAACAATACCATCAGGTGGGCTTCATTAAATTAGAATTAACGTTGTATTAACTCTTTTATTTATACTCGTTGCCTGTTTTTCACGTAGGTCGATTTTCGATCTTTAGCACGAAATAGTGATGCTCAGAACATGTGCGACAAGAAAAAATCTGATGCTCGAGGAATGTACGGCAAATAAACCTTTAAGATTTCTcacgggataacagctaggctattttattaatagccgtatttAGTGGGTCTTTCAGCGAGACAAAAAAAGTAGTGCAACGGACACACAAAGTGGCCATATTTTTGTCGACTTTGCTGCGACAGGAAAACTAAAAATCAAGGGACATGTTTTGGTTGTTTCTCTATGTTTCAGATATATTGCAAGGAAAAAACGCTTCCTGTATGGCTTTGTATAAACATTTTGGGTTTAACTCTTATGTTGCATATTACAATATACATCCTTGGCACGATATGAGGAAGGTCAAAGTCGCATGCAGGAAAGGTACGCCGCATTTTTATAACAATACGTTTGAGAAGTTGCTTTCTGTTTtgctatttattttattacatgTCTCATTTTTCCTTAGATGGTTCTACAAGAATTCTAAATATTAAATCGCCACTAAATGGTTCGATACATCACCATACCATTACTGAATTAAAAGACTTGGTTCCTGAAAACTTCAGAGTTACCACATCAGTGTTGAATATGCTTTACAAGCTGTTTCGTTTTAAAAGAATTCAATTTCGGtgcaaaagaaataattttgagGAAAGAGTGACAACGACTAACTATGTGATGCATCATAAAacagtttcaatgttaaaatacatgATTGGTGAAACAGATGAATTGCCAACGGCGTGTGGTACTGTTAACTTCAGAATTGGTAACAGTACATGTGGGGATGTTGTCAATAAAACAATGTCGGCTAATACAGTACCATATGAATCTCGAAATTTCCGAGAAGTGTTCAAATTTGGTCCAAATGGTAAATATACATACAGCGCTGGTGATGGAATATTTGGATGTTTTGACGAGGCTGGAGAATATGTGGCAAATGATATGTATTCAATTTGGGTCATGTGAACGCCTGTTTGCTTTTTAGTTCGATGGAATGATCAAGAAAACATTTATTGATCGGAAAAACTGCGAACTTTTAAATGGCGTAAAGTCATCAGATTCAATTTAAAGAATTACGTGAGCTGCAATAAAGATAATGGTAATTGGACACCGGAACAATACTGCACTAATATCAGCCTTCGACATTCCTCGAATTTCTATATTGTCAAATTATCCACACTTGATATGTTGCCAAAGCCAAAGTGAACAgccaaaaaatcatttttatctcTATATTCCTTGTCAAAACTGATAAATACAACGCCCGCACAAAGCTAGTTCATGACAGCATGCAAAATTAGTGAAGCTTTGAAGTTCAAATTCTTAAGAAGCAATcacaagaattttaaaaatatatacaatttctagacaacttttcaagctctttcatatgaaattaacttgatttttcgcgggaggtaagctttaaaagtACTGGAGAGCAAAACCagcaaaaacttttttgtaataaagaGGACCACGGAACTAATCTTCTTACACAGATACAATGTTTGGACTAGTTGCATGCTTTGAATATTgcttatttgtcaaaaattGTTGTAAATTTAACTGCACGTTTAAAATTTACGCACGTTAACGATGTAATACTTAAGGTGTTGCGGATATATTATGTTTATAGAGACTACAGTTTCCATTAAGACGTTCTAGTCTGCATCTCTAAGCGTTAGTATCTGTGCATGCgcattagaatttttttctggTCGCGACGCCTGTACTTTGGGAGCTTAAGACGAGTCAACTTTTAAGCGTTTATAGACGGCCAACTTTTTTAACAACCAATGAAAATCCAGAAAACGCTGCCATCTTTAGAGGAATAGAAATTGAGTATATTTTAGACCTGCGGACGTGAACGCTTCAATGGAAGGCAGCTTAACTCCAGCGAACACaaattattaatatttaatttttctttatttaagaTCGAAATACATACATAAAATAGAAATTTGTAACCGATTCTTTACTGATGTTTTCGTCCCAGCGGGAGCAGCCAGCTGatattttttgcaatatttGATATGTTACATTGTTAACTTTTTACCATATTGATTCAAAAAAGCACGGTAGCGAGAATGGTTTATACAAGGAAGAATATGGAAATCTCTTTACAGCATCGGGTGATATTATGTGCTACTCAAGAAGAAAGCTCTTAATTACGCTGAAAATGTGAGAATTCTTTGACCGATATTTTGAGGTCAACTGAAAGGTCAACTGAAGCGTCTtacttttatagtttttatagcTGTTGCTAAATATCGCACTTCTTGGCAAACCTGGATCACATGGAAAATACAATACAGAATTACTGatcttttctttatttctgTATGTTTAATGTTCTTTTTTGTAAAGGAACAGGATACCTTATGGGTCCCATTTGCGCTGGCTCTAATTCTGTCACCTAAGAAATTTGGTGTAACACTACTTAAGGCCGCGTTTTTTGCCGCTCAAGAAGTACGGGAAAAGAATACTGAATTAACGTTcctaaaattcagtttttagttttctttcatatttaatgaattatcaacagtagacgtccgttaattcgaatgcccCTTAATTCGAAACTTTCCGCTATTTGGAACAATTTCAAAGTCTCTtaagtttggtttaataaagtcttatattttgagctgcttaattcgaactccgctaattcgaacattttgctaattcgaacaattttttagtcccaaggctacattatgctcgttaattcgaacttttgtgtatcgataaataaaatcttatgggaaaattaaaaaaaagttttcatttttattcattttattgcatcaatggtggcaaaatttctttcaaattatcaaataaattggcatttccaataaaataaagtttacatGGAATTTGGAGGACTTGCCCATCGCCaagcaaacaacgttaaaagatttataaaaaaaattgtagtaaagttgtaataaagttatattagcataaaacctttaaaggtttattaaaattaaatttaacaaaatacaaaaaagtacaatcggttttgagttttaaaacaaaatgaaaatagcTAACAAATCACAAGAGAAAGAACTTTTCGGAGCTTGAGATTTTATAAAATCTGGAAAACATGAACTGCTTGAACTTACAAATTCATGAATGTAATGAATAATAGATTATTAGAGCTTTACAGAATAGAATAGCGAACTTTTGACCTTGAACTGAAGAACTTATCGGATAAAGTAAATAATAGTATTTTGTTGTAGATAAAATAAACGTTTGAGTTTAAAAATGTAtgaaacaaagtaaaaataacTGGAACTTGACACTCTAGAAAAACATAGAAAAAGAACTGTTTAAGATTAGAAAATCGATAAAACTATTGAgatataataaaacaaagtataagcaaaaataaataaattatcaaaAATAGGAAAATAATACTGTTTTGTGTAACAGagaaatctaaaatgtaaaaatattctAAGCACTAGATAGTCTGGAAACGGAGAAAGACCATGTGATCAAATGTTATCGCATTTCATCGACTTTAAATACTGCCTCTTAAGGAGATTGGCCATCAATGAGCTCTGCAGCATATGCAATAGCAAATGGACAACAATTGTAGCTGTCTTGTTGCTTTCGAACGTGAAGAAACGTAGTCAGTTGTTCACCATTAGCCATACAGCTCTTGTAAAGCGATTGAATCGATTTTCTTGAAGAACGAGTTAACTTTGATCTAAGACTGTCACGTTTAAACACGCCCATTTGAGCAATAGCTTAGAAACCAATGATTTGATCCATCATGAAGGAGCGGAACATGCTCTTGTGAAACTGCATGGTACGGGTTTTCAGTTTTCGTTTAGGAATTAAGCACGGATTGATACGAATCTACTGAGCCAATTTTTTTACAGATCAATTTTTTTGCTGTATCCATAATACGGTCATTTAACCATCCATCGCTTGACAAGAAAATGCAATGATCTTCTTGCTTCAGAAAATATAAATCGTTACGTAGCCAAAATACCTCTACTATATCATCGAAAGCGGATTGTTGACTTGATTCTTGAATATTGCTCTGAAGAATTGTTTTCCTTTTCCAAAACGCCCGCTCAATTATGAACCAATTGTGAcatcgttttttttaaaaattgattttagaGTGTAAGGTCCCATCCATTTGTAAGAAAATTTTCCTTCTTTCCTATCTTTACGTTTTTGATTTTGCACGAGAACTTTTGATCCGATAGGCAATGTGAATTCTGATGTTCGATTTTTGTAGTCCTTTTGTTGCTTAGCTTGCGCATTTTTGATATTCAGACTAGCTTGATTGTATGCTGCTTCTCTAGGTTTAGCTGTTGAGTCGAGAACAGCTAAAAACGTCACAATGTCAAAAGGCTCATTTTCTGAATCAAGGTGTTCAGCGTCATCGACAAGATCATATTTAATGTCTATCGGAAAAACGGGATTTCGATTGTACATTAGGAAAAACAGCGAGTACTTCGTCAAATA encodes:
- the LOC130614152 gene encoding uncharacterized protein LOC130614152; translated protein: MRLLLIWYLLFVKCKVDGHANTSVVKLTNNVTISTRWASFKKHANFMSDDLIWKGVVQRALECASKCLERLICTGFHILNKVQSNLNCGLVNGTLITKHYYVRSDRWYDFYEMKNMCTLNPFICEHGSVCIPNFENNTYHCEWCFPPYYGKHCNLTGMCYRNISTY